The following coding sequences are from one Primulina eburnea isolate SZY01 chromosome 15, ASM2296580v1, whole genome shotgun sequence window:
- the LOC140813532 gene encoding sodium/proton antiporter 1, which produces MFTVMSAAVLPHPIKTNFCNPSFDNFKKNERTLSATVSWLRQRDCTRFVLHRNGLLLARAEDKARDSFSASSGQQQNQFQSNSDNPLQDLNQSGTCDPLCSLDETSSKDYAANYQPKTDILKAVAILAVAGTGALAINHSWVAENQNFAMELLFGIGYAGIIFEESLAFNKSGVGLLMAVSLWVVRSIGAPSTEVAVAELSHASAEVSEIVFFLLGAMTIVEIVDAHQGFKLVTDNITTRKPRTLLWVVGFATFFLSSILDNLTSTIVMVSLLRKLVPPSEYRKLLGAVVVIAANAGGAWTPIGDVTTTMLWIHGQISTLPTMKDLALPSVVSLAVPLALMSLTSEVNGKGQSAEDVLASEKMAPRGKLVLFVGLGALIFVPVFKALTGLPPYMGILLGLGVLWILTDAIHYGESERQRLKVPQALSRIDTQGALFFLGILLSVSSLEAAGILRELANYLDANIPSVELIASSIGFVSAIIDNVPLVAAAMGMYDLSSFPQDSEFWQLVAYCAGTGGSMLVIGSAAGVAFMGMEKVDFFWYLRKVSGFAFAGYVAGIAAYLTAHHLPVSFPTTLAHVPFLSGS; this is translated from the exons ATGTTTACAGTAATGTCTGCTGCAGTACTCCCACATCCAATTAAAACTAACTTTTGTAATCCGTCGTTTGACAATTTCAAGAAAAATGAAAGGACTTTATCTGCTACTGTATCTTGGTTGAGACAAAGAGATTGCACAAGATTTGTATTGCACAGAAATGGGCTGCTTCTTGCACGGGCTGAAGATAAGGCGAGAGATAGTTTTTCTGCTTCTTCGGGTCAGCAGCAAAACCAGTTTCAATCCAATTCAGACAACCCGCTTCAG GACTTGAATCAATCTGGAACATGTGATCCTTTATGTTCCCTTGATGAAACAAGCTCTAAAGATTATGCAGCCAATTATCAACCGAAGACAGATATTCTGAAAGCCGTTGCAATTCTTGCAGTTGCGGGAACCGGAGCATTGGCAATAAATCATTCGTGGGTGGCAGAAAACCAG AATTTTGCAATGGAATTGCTTTTTGGTATTGGCTATGCTGGAATAATATTTGAAGAATCTCTGGCATTCAATAAAAGCGGAGTAGGACTTCTAATGGCTGTCAGTTTGTGGGTGGTACGGAGCATTGGG GCCCCTTCTACCGAGGTAGCTGTTGCAGAGTTGTCTCATGCATCTGCTGAAGTCAGTGAAATAGTATTTTTCTTGCTTGGTGCAATGACCATTGTTGAGATAGTCGATGCTCATCAAGGATTCAAGCTGGTCACTGACAATATTACCACTCGTAAACCAAGAACTCTGCTTTGGGTG GTAGGTTTTGCAACATTTTTCCTCAGCTCAATCCTTGACAACCTGACCTCTACCATTGTAATGGTGTCATTGTTGAGAAAATTGGTACCTCCTTCTGAATATCGGAA GCTTCTGGGTGCTGTTGTTGTAATAGCGGCAAATGCAGGGGGAGCATGGACTCCCATTGGTGATGTTACTACTACTATGCTGTGGATCCATGGTCAAATATCGACATTGCCCACCATGAAG GACTTGGCATTACCATCAGTCGTTTCTCTGGCTGTACCTCTGGCTCTCATGTCGCTCACTAG TGAGGTGAATGGGAAAGGACAGAGTGCTGAAGATGTTTTGGCATCTGAAAAGATGGCTCCACGTGGCAAGCTGGTTTTGTTTGTGGGCCTTGGCGCTCTAATATTTGTCCCAGTTTTCAAGGCTTTGACTGGCTTGCCCCCTTACATGGGCATACTTCTTGGACTCGGAGTTCTTTGGATTCTCACGGATGCCATTCACTATGGTGAATCTGAGAGGCAGCGACTGAAAGTACCTCAAGCTTTATCGCGTATCGACACTCAAGGAGCCCTTTTTTTCCTCGGTATCCTTCTATCTGTCAGCAG CTTGGAGGCGGCAGGCATTCTGCGGGAATTAGCAAATTACCTTGACGCTAATATTCCAAGTGTCGAGCTGATTGCTAGTTCAATAGGATTTGTATCAGCAATTATCGACAACGTACCATTGGTTGCTGCGGCAATGGGCATGTATGATTTATCTTCTTTCCCTCAAGATTCTGAATTCTGGCAGCTCGTAGCATATTGTGCTGGTACAGGTGGATCCATGTTAGTCATTGGATCTGCTGCTGGTGTTGCATTTATGGGGATGGAGAAGGTTGATTTCTTTTGGTACCTGCGGAAG gTAAGTGGCTTTGCTTTTGCTGGTTATGTGGCTGGTATTGCTGCATATTTGACTGCTCATCATCTCCCCGTATCCTTTCCGACTACTCTTGCTCATGTCCCATTCCTCTCTGGTTCGTAG
- the LOC140813536 gene encoding stress enhanced protein 1, chloroplastic-like, giving the protein MAAATQISSPLRCYVRDVGVMIRADTVAFTRVPRKFGTVFATGSPLLIQKPFYQRFTAQNSKYVSIRCEQSTKEGNGLDIWIGRLAMVGFTVAISIEVATGKGLLENVGLITPLPIAALAVTSLVGALLAVFIFQSASNN; this is encoded by the exons ATGGCGGCCGCGACGCAGATTTCTTCTCCTCTCCGCTGCTACGTTCGCG ATGTTGGCGTGATGATTCGAGCAGACACTGTTGCCTTTACCCGTGTCCCGCGCAAATTCGGAACCGTATTTGCCACCGGCTCTCCTCTCT TGATTCAGAAACCATTTTACCAGAGATTTACAgctcaaaattcaaaatatgtTTCCATAAGATGTGAGCAGAGCACCAAGGAGGGGAATGGATTAGATATATGGATTGGGAGATTGGCCATGGTAGGCTTTACTGTGGCTATTAGCATTGAAGTCGCGACGGGCAAAGGACTTCTAGAG AATGTTGGACTGATAACACCATTGCCCATAGCAGCATTGGCAGTTACATCACTGGTGGGAGCTCTACTTGCAGTCTTCATCTTCCAATCTGCATCCAACAATTGA